The Papaver somniferum cultivar HN1 chromosome 3, ASM357369v1, whole genome shotgun sequence genome includes a region encoding these proteins:
- the LOC113358589 gene encoding protein trichome birefringence-like 5: MATTTPKKNHSFSFSITLYISLFLLVLLFSIFFFSKKTLEPTLALYRDNLVSSSSSSDHIEETKQPINLDPISDNDSINDVTIDSASAAGAGSTDVVAKPILDSISETVSTDFKAKPVDSDVSTKPIDSISAGSDSIDYKAKPIDAISGNETTTIDSVSGDDVSDVETQPFDLITESNVTKGSGLGSYEKMVDTCDLYRGKWVKDEEDEYPIYQPGSCPYVDEAYDCQGNGRRDSDYTKWRWKPDGCDLPRFNATDFLERLRGKKLMLVGDSMNRNQFESILCLLREGLLDKSRMYEVHGYKITKGRGYYIFKFEDFNCTVDFVRSHFLVREGIRLNAQGKSNPTLSIDRIDKSANRWKRADILVFNTGHWWTHGKTARGKNYYKEGDVVYPQFDAVEAYRRSMRTWGKWIDQNIDPTKKLVFYRGYSSAHFRGGDWDSGGTCNGEKEPILSGAFLDSYPLKMTIVEEVLREMKVPVTLLNVTKLTNFRKDGHPSVYGKNRTLETKISTRRQDCSHWCLPGVPDAWNELIYASLVLQQSTLSVLR, translated from the exons ATGGCAACTACAACACCAAAGAAAAACCATTCCTTTTCATTCTCAATTACTCTGTATATATCATtgtttcttctagtattactTTTCAGCATCTTTTTCTTTAGCAAAAAAACCCTTGAACCCACTCTTGCTCTTTACAGAgataatcttgtttcttcttcttcttcttctgatcatATTGAAGAAACAAAACAACCCATTAATCTTGATCCAATTTCTGATAATGATTCTATTAATGATGTGACCATTGATTCTGCCTCTGCTGCTGGAGCTGGTTCTACTGATGTTGTAGCAAAGCCCATTTTGGATTCAATCTCTGAAACTGTTTCTACTGATTTTAAAGCAAAACCCGTTGATTCTGATGTTTCAACCAAACCCATTGATTCAATCTCTGCTGGAAGTGATTCTATTGATTATAAAGCAAAACCCATTGATGCAATATCTGGAAATGAAACAACAACCATTGATTCAGTCTCCGGGGATGATGTTTCGGATGTTGAGACACAACCATTTGATTTAATTACTGAGAGTAATGTAACAAAGGGTTCTGGTTTGGGTTCTTATGAGAAAATGGTGGATACATGTGATTTGTACAGAGGGAAGTGggtaaaagatgaagaagatgagtaTCCAATTTATCAACCTGGTTCTTGTCCTTACGTTGATGAAGCTTATGATTGTCAAGGAAATGGTAGACGTGATTCAGATTATACTAAATGGAGATGGAAACCTGATGGGTGTGACCTTCCAAG GTTTAATGCGACAGACTTCTTGGAGAGACTAAGAGGTAAAAAGTTGATGCTGGTTGGAGATTCAATGAATCGGAACCAGTTTGAATCAATCTTATGCCTACTTCGGGAAGGCCTGTTGGACAAGAGCCGAATGTATGAGGTCCATGGGTACAAAATTACTAAAGGACGAGGATATTACATCTTCAAATTTGAG GACTTCAACTGCACTGTCGATTTTGTACGCTCTCATTTCCTCGTCAGGGAAGGGATCCGTCTAAATGCTCAGGGAAAATCAAATCCAACTCTATCAATAGATCGCATCGACAAATCTGCTAACCGGTGGAAGAGGGCTGACATCCTTGTGTTTAATACTGGCCATTGGTGGACTCATGGAAAGACTGCTAGAGG GAAGAATTACTATAAAGAAGGTGACGTTGTCTATCCTCAGTTTGATGCGGTCGAAGCTTATAGAAGATCCATGAGAACATGGGGAAAATGGATTGATCAAAATATAGACCCAACCAAGAAGTTAGTGTTCTACCGTGGATACTCTTCCGCCCATTTCAG aggtGGAGACTGGGACTCTGGTGGAACATGTAATGGGGAGAAGGAGCCCATTTTAAGTGGGGCTTTCCTAGATTCTTATCCTTTAAAGATGACAATTGTGGAGGAGGTTCTCCGTGAAATGAAGGTACCCGTAACACTTCTAAATGTCACAAAGTTAACTAATTTCCGCAAAGATGGGCATCCTTCAGTTTATGGAAAGAACCGAACATTAGAAACTAAGATTTCCACAAGGCGACAGGATTGCAGTCATTGGTGCCTTCCTGGTGTCCCCGATGCATGGAATGAGCTGATATACGCGAGTCTTGTCTTACAACAAAGTACTCTTTCAGTTTTGCGGTAA
- the LOC113360609 gene encoding homeobox-leucine zipper protein HOX15-like, producing MGGDREEEEETCDIGLSLRLGSGGFTSRSTNEVKHKTSGVQLSLLFPSNPKEEIVNDYHGKNDGDRWSSKTVNQNDQEEHAKIVKRDNTSVDSNIDKYDHTNTRKKLRLTKEQANLLETSFKQHNTLNMMQKQELAERLDLRPRQVEVWFQNRRARTKLKKTEVDCEVLKKCVERLNEENRRLKKELHELRSVKLEPPSSSSFYPHHMPKNVAASAMCRNCNKVSNKSSSENKHNTLTLFSDIGNANDKI from the exons ATGGGAggagatagagaagaagaagaagaaacatgcgACATTGGGTTAAGTCTCCGGCTCGGTTCTGGTGGGTTCACTTCAAGGTCCACCAACGAAGTCAAACATAAGACATCCGGAGTTCAATTGAGTCTATTGTTTCCGTCGAatccaaaggaagaaattgtCAATGATTATCATGGGAAAAACGATGGGGATCGATGGAGTTCGAAGACGGTAAATCAAAATGATCAAGAAGAACATGCAAAGATAGTTAAGAGAGACAATACTAGTGTTGATAGTAATATTGACAAATATGATCATACTAATACAAGGAAGAAACTTAGACTCACCAAAGAACAAGCAAATTTGCTTGAAACTAGCTTCAAACAACACAATACCCTTAATATG ATGCAGAAGCAAGAATTAGCAGAAAGGTTGGATTTACGGCCTCGACAAGTCGAAGTTTGGTTCCAAAATCGGAGAGCAAG GACGAAATTAAAGAAAACAGAAGTTGATTGTGAAGTGTTGAAGAAATGTGTTGAAAGATTGAATGAAGAAAACAGAAGGCTGAAAAAAGAGTTGCATGAATTAAGATCAGTTAAACTTGAACCACCATCGTCATCATCTTTCTATCCTCATCATATGCCAAAAAATGTTGCTGCCTCAGCTATGTGCCGAAACTGTAACAAGGTTTCCAACAAGAGTAGCAGTGAAAACAAACATAATACTCTTACTCTTTTCAGTGATATAGGTAATGCTAATGATAAAATCTGA